In the Periophthalmus magnuspinnatus isolate fPerMag1 chromosome 4, fPerMag1.2.pri, whole genome shotgun sequence genome, one interval contains:
- the bend5 gene encoding BEN domain-containing protein 5 isoform X2, which produces MYAFVRFFEDNMCYALPVSNVADFRPLHKTDFDNQKVYLVHRTEENGSAGQPCEAHILALADSLEDFEDCIMQKKMKIPKMSIKNSGISIENNFGEDRMPLRHKKALSQDHGRPLSNSSKSLAAVVARLERNAASSCVEGEEDLDDERLAEGDDADDEDEEMEAEQQRHYHHQQQHHLDADSQCVSEVAPVVPRVLYEELVHSYRQQEEEMRRLQQELERTRRQLVQQAKKLKEYGSLLNEVKELRDFNRRLQDVLLMRLGSEPMHDNGTQTIKAEVVEPIVEVQDTCREEANTSSSYSPSPRTVYTCNDGKVHLGGGIWVEEEKWHQLQRTQGDSKFTKNLAVMIWGTETLKNRSVTGVATKKKKDALPKPPLSPSKLKIVRECLYDRVSQETADSAEITQRLSKVNKYICEKIMDINKSIKNEERRESKLLIRQTVKMENYTYDGM; this is translated from the exons ATGTATGCTTTTGTTAGATTCTTTGAAGACAATATGTGCTACGCGTTACCAGTTTCAAACGTGGCAGACTTCAGACCTCTGCACAAGACAGATTTTGATAATCAGAAGGTGTATCTGGTTCACAGAACAGAGGAGAATGGCAGCGCAGGCCAGCCGTGCGAAGCACACATTCTTGCCCTTGCAG ACTCATTAGAAGATTTTGAAGACTGTATAatgcaaaagaaaatgaaaataccCAAGATGTCTATTAAGAATTCAGGAATTTCAATTGAGAACAACTTTGGAGAAGACCGAATGCCACTCAGACATAAAAAG GCCCTTTCTCAGGACCATGGGCGTCCCCTCTCTAACTCCTCTAAGAGCCTGGCTGCTGTAGTGGCTCGTCTGGAAAGGAACGCTGCGAGCTCCTGTGTGGAAGGGGAGGAAGACCTGGATGATGAGCGCCTGGCTGAGGGAGATGATGCAGACGATGAAGATGAGGAGATGGAGGCCGAGCAGCAGAGACATtatcaccaccagcagcagcatcaTTTGGACGCAGactctcagtgtgtgtctgaAGTGGCCCCTGTGGTCCCCAGGGTCTTGTACGAGGAGCTGGTGCACAGCTACAGGcagcaggaagaggagatgaggcGGCTGCAGCAGGAGCTGGAGAGGACCCGCAGGCAGCTGGTTCAACAGGCCAAGAAACTCAAGGAGTACGGCAGCCTACTCAATGAGGTTAAGGAACTGAGAGACTTCAACCGCAGGCTACAGGACGTCCTCTTAATGAGACTGGGCAGTG AGCCTATGCATGACAATGGAACTCAGACAATCAAGGCTGAAGTGGTCGAACCCATTGTGGAGGTTCAGGACACATGTCGAGAAGAGGCCAACACCAGCTCCAGCTACTCCCCCTCCCCTAGGACAGTCTACACCTGCAACGATGGGAAG GTCCACCTAGGTGGGGGGATCTGGGTTGAGGAGGAGAAGTGGCACCAGCTACAGCGCACACAGGGAGACTCAAAGTTCACCAAGAACCTGGCTGTGATGATCTGGGGCACTGAAACACTGAAGAACCGTAGTGTGACTGGAGTGGCCACCAAAAAGAAGAAAGATGCCCTGCCCAAACCTCCATTGTCCCCCAGCAAGCTTAAAATAGTCAGAG AGTGTCTCTACGACAGAGTGTCCCAAGAGACAGCTGACAGTGCAGAGATCACACAGAGATTGTCCAAAGTGAACAAATACATTTGTGAAAAAATCATGGACATCAATAAGTCCATCAAGAATGAGGAGCGGCGGGAGTCCAAGCTGCTGATCAGACAGACAGTCAAGATGGAAAACTACACCTATGATGGCATGTAG
- the bend5 gene encoding BEN domain-containing protein 5 isoform X3: protein MQKKMKIPKMSIKNSGISIENNFGEDRMPLRHKKALSQDHGRPLSNSSKSLAAVVARLERNAASSCVEGEEDLDDERLAEGDDADDEDEEMEAEQQRHYHHQQQHHLDADSQCVSEVAPVVPRVLYEELVHSYRQQEEEMRRLQQELERTRRQLVQQAKKLKEYGSLLNEVKELRDFNRRLQDVLLMRLGSEPMHDNGTQTIKAEVVEPIVEVQDTCREEANTSSSYSPSPRTVYTCNDGKVHLGGGIWVEEEKWHQLQRTQGDSKFTKNLAVMIWGTETLKNRSVTGVATKKKKDALPKPPLSPSKLKIVRECLYDRVSQETADSAEITQRLSKVNKYICEKIMDINKSIKNEERRESKLLIRQTVKMENYTYDGM, encoded by the exons atgcaaaagaaaatgaaaataccCAAGATGTCTATTAAGAATTCAGGAATTTCAATTGAGAACAACTTTGGAGAAGACCGAATGCCACTCAGACATAAAAAG GCCCTTTCTCAGGACCATGGGCGTCCCCTCTCTAACTCCTCTAAGAGCCTGGCTGCTGTAGTGGCTCGTCTGGAAAGGAACGCTGCGAGCTCCTGTGTGGAAGGGGAGGAAGACCTGGATGATGAGCGCCTGGCTGAGGGAGATGATGCAGACGATGAAGATGAGGAGATGGAGGCCGAGCAGCAGAGACATtatcaccaccagcagcagcatcaTTTGGACGCAGactctcagtgtgtgtctgaAGTGGCCCCTGTGGTCCCCAGGGTCTTGTACGAGGAGCTGGTGCACAGCTACAGGcagcaggaagaggagatgaggcGGCTGCAGCAGGAGCTGGAGAGGACCCGCAGGCAGCTGGTTCAACAGGCCAAGAAACTCAAGGAGTACGGCAGCCTACTCAATGAGGTTAAGGAACTGAGAGACTTCAACCGCAGGCTACAGGACGTCCTCTTAATGAGACTGGGCAGTG AGCCTATGCATGACAATGGAACTCAGACAATCAAGGCTGAAGTGGTCGAACCCATTGTGGAGGTTCAGGACACATGTCGAGAAGAGGCCAACACCAGCTCCAGCTACTCCCCCTCCCCTAGGACAGTCTACACCTGCAACGATGGGAAG GTCCACCTAGGTGGGGGGATCTGGGTTGAGGAGGAGAAGTGGCACCAGCTACAGCGCACACAGGGAGACTCAAAGTTCACCAAGAACCTGGCTGTGATGATCTGGGGCACTGAAACACTGAAGAACCGTAGTGTGACTGGAGTGGCCACCAAAAAGAAGAAAGATGCCCTGCCCAAACCTCCATTGTCCCCCAGCAAGCTTAAAATAGTCAGAG AGTGTCTCTACGACAGAGTGTCCCAAGAGACAGCTGACAGTGCAGAGATCACACAGAGATTGTCCAAAGTGAACAAATACATTTGTGAAAAAATCATGGACATCAATAAGTCCATCAAGAATGAGGAGCGGCGGGAGTCCAAGCTGCTGATCAGACAGACAGTCAAGATGGAAAACTACACCTATGATGGCATGTAG
- the bend5 gene encoding BEN domain-containing protein 5 isoform X1, with the protein MYAFVRFFEDNMCYALPVSNVADFRPLHKTDFDNQKVYLVHRTEENGSAGQPCEAHILALADSLEDFEDCIMQKKMKIPKMSIKNSGISIENNFGEDRMPLRHKKDHGRPLSNSSKSLAAVVARLERNAASSCVEGEEDLDDERLAEGDDADDEDEEMEAEQQRHYHHQQQHHLDADSQCVSEVAPVVPRVLYEELVHSYRQQEEEMRRLQQELERTRRQLVQQAKKLKEYGSLLNEVKELRDFNRRLQDVLLMRLGSEPMHDNGTQTIKAEVVEPIVEVQDTCREEANTSSSYSPSPRTVYTCNDGKVHLGGGIWVEEEKWHQLQRTQGDSKFTKNLAVMIWGTETLKNRSVTGVATKKKKDALPKPPLSPSKLKIVRECLYDRVSQETADSAEITQRLSKVNKYICEKIMDINKSIKNEERRESKLLIRQTVKMENYTYDGM; encoded by the exons ATGTATGCTTTTGTTAGATTCTTTGAAGACAATATGTGCTACGCGTTACCAGTTTCAAACGTGGCAGACTTCAGACCTCTGCACAAGACAGATTTTGATAATCAGAAGGTGTATCTGGTTCACAGAACAGAGGAGAATGGCAGCGCAGGCCAGCCGTGCGAAGCACACATTCTTGCCCTTGCAG ACTCATTAGAAGATTTTGAAGACTGTATAatgcaaaagaaaatgaaaataccCAAGATGTCTATTAAGAATTCAGGAATTTCAATTGAGAACAACTTTGGAGAAGACCGAATGCCACTCAGACATAAAAAG GACCATGGGCGTCCCCTCTCTAACTCCTCTAAGAGCCTGGCTGCTGTAGTGGCTCGTCTGGAAAGGAACGCTGCGAGCTCCTGTGTGGAAGGGGAGGAAGACCTGGATGATGAGCGCCTGGCTGAGGGAGATGATGCAGACGATGAAGATGAGGAGATGGAGGCCGAGCAGCAGAGACATtatcaccaccagcagcagcatcaTTTGGACGCAGactctcagtgtgtgtctgaAGTGGCCCCTGTGGTCCCCAGGGTCTTGTACGAGGAGCTGGTGCACAGCTACAGGcagcaggaagaggagatgaggcGGCTGCAGCAGGAGCTGGAGAGGACCCGCAGGCAGCTGGTTCAACAGGCCAAGAAACTCAAGGAGTACGGCAGCCTACTCAATGAGGTTAAGGAACTGAGAGACTTCAACCGCAGGCTACAGGACGTCCTCTTAATGAGACTGGGCAGTG AGCCTATGCATGACAATGGAACTCAGACAATCAAGGCTGAAGTGGTCGAACCCATTGTGGAGGTTCAGGACACATGTCGAGAAGAGGCCAACACCAGCTCCAGCTACTCCCCCTCCCCTAGGACAGTCTACACCTGCAACGATGGGAAG GTCCACCTAGGTGGGGGGATCTGGGTTGAGGAGGAGAAGTGGCACCAGCTACAGCGCACACAGGGAGACTCAAAGTTCACCAAGAACCTGGCTGTGATGATCTGGGGCACTGAAACACTGAAGAACCGTAGTGTGACTGGAGTGGCCACCAAAAAGAAGAAAGATGCCCTGCCCAAACCTCCATTGTCCCCCAGCAAGCTTAAAATAGTCAGAG AGTGTCTCTACGACAGAGTGTCCCAAGAGACAGCTGACAGTGCAGAGATCACACAGAGATTGTCCAAAGTGAACAAATACATTTGTGAAAAAATCATGGACATCAATAAGTCCATCAAGAATGAGGAGCGGCGGGAGTCCAAGCTGCTGATCAGACAGACAGTCAAGATGGAAAACTACACCTATGATGGCATGTAG